One part of the Chryseobacterium mulctrae genome encodes these proteins:
- a CDS encoding YtxH domain-containing protein encodes MGNKTNGLLALLGIGALAYWKYKKSTPEQQQAVKDKINSAKDNLNKWGNDLKDKANEVASQAQSKFDEAKTKVEDSTSKL; translated from the coding sequence AATAAGACAAATGGATTATTAGCTTTATTAGGAATAGGTGCTTTAGCATATTGGAAATACAAAAAATCTACTCCGGAACAGCAACAAGCTGTGAAAGACAAAATTAACTCTGCTAAAGATAATTTGAATAAATGGGGAAATGATTTGAAAGATAAAGCAAATGAAGTGGCTTCCCAAGCTCAAAGTAAATTTGACGAAGCAAAAACAAAAGTAGAAGATTCTACATCTAAATTATAA
- a CDS encoding class I SAM-dependent methyltransferase has translation MENYLDINRKSWNAKVEPHLKSDFYFVDEFLKGRTSLNSIELGLVRDVKGKKILHLQCHFGQDSISLSRMGAKVTGIDLSDKAIEAGKDLAKQCNTDTEFICSDVYDLPTILDEKFDIVFTSYGTIGWLPDLEKWAGVIDHFLKPNGKFIMAEFHPVVWMFDDDFKDIAYNYFNEKPIAETYEGTYADFSAEIVQDYVMWNHSLSEVMQNLINKNLVIEQFQEFDWSPYPCFKHIEEFEKGKWRTEKFGNKIPMVYALSAQKKSS, from the coding sequence ATGGAAAATTATTTAGACATCAACAGGAAATCCTGGAATGCCAAAGTAGAACCACATCTGAAATCGGATTTCTATTTTGTTGATGAATTTTTGAAAGGAAGAACATCATTAAATTCTATAGAGCTTGGGCTTGTAAGAGATGTAAAAGGTAAAAAAATTCTTCATCTGCAATGTCATTTTGGGCAGGATTCTATTTCGCTTTCGAGAATGGGAGCAAAGGTTACAGGAATTGATCTTTCAGATAAAGCAATTGAAGCGGGAAAAGATTTAGCGAAACAATGCAATACAGATACAGAATTTATTTGCTCTGATGTATATGATTTACCTACTATTTTAGACGAAAAATTTGATATAGTTTTTACAAGTTACGGCACAATTGGCTGGCTTCCCGATCTTGAAAAGTGGGCGGGTGTAATTGATCATTTTTTAAAACCAAACGGAAAGTTTATCATGGCAGAATTTCATCCTGTAGTTTGGATGTTTGATGATGATTTTAAAGACATTGCGTATAATTATTTCAATGAAAAACCTATTGCAGAAACTTATGAAGGAACCTATGCAGACTTTTCAGCCGAAATCGTTCAGGATTATGTAATGTGGAATCATTCGTTATCCGAAGTAATGCAAAATCTGATTAATAAAAACTTAGTAATAGAGCAGTTTCAGGAATTTGATTGGTCACCTTACCCGTGTTTTAAGCACATTGAAGAATTTGAAAAAGGAAAATGGCGCACAGAAAAATTTGGAAATAAAATACCTATGGTTTATGCCCTTTCAGCACAAAAAAAGTCATCGTAA